A section of the Euwallacea similis isolate ESF13 chromosome 9, ESF131.1, whole genome shotgun sequence genome encodes:
- the Orc6 gene encoding origin recognition complex subunit 6, with translation MDKNLLKSTAKRLNIYDEVVVKKCEEFIRLYQSKAAVKSLNNQAKIVLCLDLASQCLGRHIDKETALVLSGFKKSLYQNHLNTLEKLLGLDKILSISDVCVQLGCMLIKDDAEAILGKYQKSSNLKDMEHPQYVAAATYLACKVKKIPLDKQKLVSISRLKPSQWKELVGSFEKLGMEKEAAMQKLRVDENGEECAVDVDNLKTIAQDDEVEEYEVWKKRILAESYAALEKQKRMEH, from the exons atggataaaaacttattaaaaagcACTGCCAAGAGGCTTAATATATATGACGAGGTTGTTGTTAA AAAATGTGAAGAATTCATAAGGCTCTATCAAAGCAAAGCTGCAGTAAAATCGCTAAATAATCAAGCTAAAATTGTATTGTGCTTAGACCTTGCATCACAATGTTTGGGAAGGCACATTGATAAG GAAACAGCTCTGGTGCTCAGTGGCTTCAAAAAATCCCTCTACCAAAACCACTTGAACACCCTCGAAAAGCTCCTTGGGCTAGACAAAATCCTATCAATCTCAGATGTGTGTGTTCAGCTGGGCTGTATGTTAATCAAAGATGATGCTGAGGCCATTTTAGGTAAATACCAAAAATCTAGTAATCTTAAAGATATGGAGCATCCTCAGTATGTTGCGGCCGCCACTTATTTAGCCTGCAA agttaaaaaaataccccTTGATAAGCAGAAACTGGTGTCTATTAGTCGGTTAAAGCCTTCTCAGTGGAAGGAATTGGTGGGTAGTTTTGAGAAATTGGGAATGGAGAAAGAGGCGGCAATGCAGAAGCTGAGGGTTGATGAAAATGGGGAGGAATGTGCTGTTGATGTTG ATAACTTGAAGACTATTGCTCAGGATGATGAAGTAGAGGAATATGAAGTTTGGAAGAAAAGAATACTCGCTGAATCATATGCTGCTTTAGAGAAGCAGAAAAGAATGGAGCACTGA
- the LOC136410949 gene encoding aminopeptidase N-like isoform X1, giving the protein MKTALSLLITGLFILECYAGFGPELHKGRPTPSRLQDSTGFRLPKTAKPNSYNLSLTFNFGESTPYAGGLVIINLDVDKKNNKNILYLNSDVKFAPDAVAKWQKSNGSTFDCAIKPQNQSYIQLNCNGDITGTNQTVTIEYTPFVSVNDLEGAYAFWFNENGTQKYIMATQFEQISARRVFPSFDEPEFKAPIRLTLITNDTTGYGSHWVANTKEKNTTISNGVVFTTFEDTPKMSTYLLAFIITQDFHITASTKNLSYDFSIFARKSADDFVSYALEYGPQLIDKMGNTIGITYPSLGNSKITLAALPEFAAGAMENWGLITFRENYLIDEGVIKTPERDILGIVEVIAHELTHQWFGDYVTLDWWSDTWLNEGFAQFFEYYLVDQVLPGSEMLKQLITKEQQAALKADAYSDTIPLSNNASDVTTQADFSKEFGTISYSKGASIIKLIKYAIGDKVFFDRLSAYLKEHNHANAESADLITALQNGTDPKGSQFN; this is encoded by the exons atgaagacgGCTCTGTCTCTCCTGATAACTGGGCTTTTTATCCTGGAATGTTATGCGGGGTTTGGTCCAGAACTCCATAAAGGACGTCCCACTCCTTCCAGATTGCAAGACAGTACCGGTTTCCGATTGCCCAAAACCGCCAAACCAAATAGTTATAATTTGTCCTTGACTTTTAATTTTGGAGAATCCACACCTTATGCTGGTGGACTG gtGATAATTAACTTGGACGTtgacaagaaaaataataaaaacatccTATATTTGAATTCCGACGTAAAATTTGCGCCCGATGCAGTGGCCAAGTGGCAGAAATCAAATGGAAGTACTTTTGACTGCGCAATAAAACCGCAGAACCAAAGTTATATCCAACTCAACTGTAACGGCGACATCACTG GTACAAATCAAACTGTCACCATCGAGTACACTCCCTTCGTTTCAGTAAATGATTTGGAAGGGGCTTATGCATTCTGGTTTAATGAGAATGGGACGCAGAAGTATATTATGGCCACCCAATTTGAACAAA TTTCCGCAAGACGCGTTTTCCCTTCATTTGATGAACCAGAATTCAAAGCACCCATTAGACTAACCTTAATAACCAACGACACAACTGGATATGGCTCTCATTGGGTTGCCAACACTAAGGAGAAAAACACCACCATCAGCAATGG AGTGGTCTTCACTACATTCGAGGACACCCCCAAGATGTCCACATACCTGTTGGCATTCATTATTACTCAAGATTTTCACATTACTGCTAGCACGAAAAACTTAAGCTAtgacttttcaatttttgccaGGAAATCCGCAG ATGATTTTGTGTCATACGCCTTGGAATATGGACCCCAACTGATTGACAAAATGGGCAATACCATTGGTATAACATATCCTAGTTTGGGAAATAGTAAGATCACCCTCGCAGCCCTTCCCGAGTTTGCAGCCGGAGCCATGGAAAACTGGGGGTTGATCACTTTCAG GGAAAACTACTTGATAGATGAAGGTGTTATCAAAACCCCGGAGAGAGACATCTTAGGGATCGTGGAAGTAATCGCCCACGAATTGACCCATCAATGGTTTGGAGATTACGTTACACTGGACTGGTGGTCGGACACTTGGCTCAACGAAGGATTTGCCCAGTTCTTCGAGTACTATTTAGTTGATCAG GTCCTCCCCGGCTCTGAAATGTTGAAACAACTAATCACAAAGGAGCAACAAGCAGCCCTAAAGGCGGACGCTTATTCCGACACAATTCCCCTTTCGAACAACGCTTCTGATGTCACAACCCAAGCTGATTTTAGCAAAGAATTCGGGACTATTTCTTACTCCAAAG GAGCTtccattattaaattgattaagtACGCTATTGGAGACAAAGTTTTCTTCGATAGATTGAGCGCATATTTGAAGGAACA taATCACGCGAACGCTGAATCTGCTGACTTAATAACGGCTCTACAGAATGGTACTGACCCCAAAGGTTCTCAATTTAACTGA
- the LOC136410949 gene encoding aminopeptidase N-like isoform X2, whose protein sequence is MVLTPKVLNLTEVLDSWVFKSGYPIVNVSLDNKTNNVTFKAARFSSSINKDGENTDNIWYIPLSNTTSEKTNFSELSLKWVKNLTSESVIIPKNGWIIVNLQSAGFYRVNYDEILWNRLIDVLTNSYETIDVINRAQLLDDVFNIAKSNEGSEEDQKQNYLRAFALANYLKNETEYHPWYTFFVEIQYLLDRIQDDQTLSALKKNVTEIVRLQTDNAINSTEIISLTEVLKNNLLLTWSCKVGYQKCVQWAQKQFEIYKKNSSNINNNYRDVILCTGLANSKNVFEDYKFLLDTLDRSNLPGEQNDLVGGLTCVKNIALTNQLLKETLSNHSFPRILYPKFLTGLINDGTDKLISTLKFVLQNDLFVDIKCRGIESVEGILATIAAKSYSRTAINIIKNDYLALYINDTRRASIVKAALTAIDTIESNAKWVDKYGDILTSVIVYDGGNITTTSTTQSSSTPETTTATADTISQNTVLLTVLLVSSLKVFYC, encoded by the exons ATGGTACTGACCCCAAAGGTTCTCAATTTAACTGAAGTGCTAGATTCCTGGGTTTTCAAGAGTGGTTATCCCATTGTGAATGTGTCTTTAGATAACAAAACCAACAACGTGACCTTCAAGGCG GCCAGGTTCTCCTCATCCATCAACAAGGATGGCGAAAACACTGATAATATCTGGTATATACCTCTGTCGAATACAACTTCCGAAAAGACCAATTTCTCTGAATTATCATTGAAATGGGTTAAGAATCTAACGTCGGAATCTGTTATCATTCCCAAAAATGGATGGATAATCGTGAACCTCCAATCTGCAG GGTTCTACCGTGTTAACTACGATGAAATCCTGTGGAACCGCCTCATCGATGTTTTAACTAACTCCTACGAAACCATCGACGTTATCAATAGAGCGCAACTCCTTGACGATGTCTTTAACATTGCCAAATCCAATGAAGGAAGTGAGGAAGACCAAAAACAAAACTATTTGAGGGCTTTTGCATTGGCCAACTATCTGAAGAACGAGACTGAGTACCATCCCTGGTACACGTTCTTTGTCGAGATCCAGTACCTGTTGGACAGGATTCAGGACGATCAAACTTTAAGCGCATTGAAG aaaaatgtTACGGAAATTGTACGTTTGCAAACGGATAATGCCATCAATTCCACCGAAATAATTAGTTTGACGGAGGTGCTGAAGAACAACTTGCTGCTCACGTGGTCTTGCAAAGTGGGATATCAGAAGTGCGTCCAGTGGGCTCAAAAACAGTTTGAgatttacaagaaaaatagTTCCAA CATAAACAACAACTATAGAGATGTAATTCTCTGCACTGGATTAGCCAACAGCAAAAACGTCTTCGAAGACTACAAATTCCTCTTAGACACGCTTGACCGATCCAACTTACCGGGGGAACAAAATGACTTAGTAGGAGGTCTAACTTGCGTTAAAAACATAGCCTTGACCAACCA acTTTTGAAAGAAACTCTGAGTAACCATTCATTTCCCCGAATACTGTATCCTAAGTTTTTAACCGGGCTCATCAACGATGGCACTGACAAGTTGATTTCCACCTTAAAATTTGTCCTACAAAATGACTTGTTTGTCGATATCAA ATGTAGAGGTATTGAAAGTGTTGAGGGCATTCTAGCCACAATTGCAGCCAAAAGCTACTCCAGAACGGCCATAAATATA ATCAAAAACGATTACTTAGCATTATACATCAATGATACTAGGCGGGCTTCAATCGTAAAAGCGGCCCTGACGGCAATTGACACAATTGAATCAAACGCTAAATGGGTTGACAAGTACGGTGACATTTTAACATCGGTCATTGTCTATGATGGCGGTAATATAACTACCACATCAACTACACAGTCGTCGTCGACCCCGGAGACAACAACAGCAACCGCAGACACAATCAGTCAAAACACGGTTCTTTTGACCGTTTTACTAGTGTCCAGTTTAAAGGTGTTTTATTGTTAA